In Haemorhous mexicanus isolate bHaeMex1 chromosome 6, bHaeMex1.pri, whole genome shotgun sequence, a single window of DNA contains:
- the YLPM1 gene encoding YLP motif-containing protein 1 isoform X3, with product MYPAWGLYGAAGHYPPPPTSIPPPPLPIPPPSVPPPAVPPMPLPSYPPPGPAPPAAAPPPAGSSGFLSLQEQHLAQLQQLQQMHQKQLQSVLLGPPPPPGPPPPGLPPPPLPGSFTDWQQQPPVPPVPPPVRSYQKQYAHREPPPRKPPPAARDRDGQEPPGGHGDWGDPVPAEPVPMDMELSSPPQSPQAGAQPYLPPAQPYLPPPQTEPYLPPAQPPPAQSPPLQPYLPRAQPSQPPPSFSEPPPSYLEPPTATASQPYLPPPAQGYMAHPQPYLLSSQASPSQPALAPSIPPPVKPSQAHFPPPQTSLPPPAAAQPEAAQGAAKEGGGTEQPDPSTMTPQEQQQYWYQQHLLSLQQRAKAHAQGQQQMKSPVVKDEQRAKSEEEKMSSSTQQSEPPALNESLPPASKEDESSLTSTETQLNIEPPDDPEEDLRLQQLQAAAAQWQQHPHQRVGFQYQRIMQKHAQLQQIVQQYQQIMQQPPHLETMSVDMQLRHYEAQQKQFQQLHKDWERSMNQQWQHQLQTYPHKDQLQEYEKQWKAWDEQMKVTQSHLQEKVTSLQNLKNQYPANVSLPPPFIPYSQTGQGGIPILPPTLPSTTPPLVPPPLSSVSQLSNSSVPSGSSSQSSQATETPRPALLPTPGTYASKIASSTSYSPYHSQVGSSFGSSDHGKSQGHLSKPTLNISSEQQCGELKGTSAVSSTHTPIVQDKPVRSGGLLPDPPRSARFEGPRGPRFDGPRGRGYDKFEGSRQRGPRFDSQRSEGYRSRFDRQNTDGQSSSRWGSIPRGPAGQFYTTNTSHGHGSRPSGPRWMGPRPHLGQQQQQTQVDSQSESKEPFTDTAGDQQSVSRTESTPDTQSAGPIEPNEDLTDTQQEPSKPEVKEPSSDPPKKWTWSSHDPNQQVEESKAPTPPIQNQNTVPPATGNQDLDSPDGQLTASDSTQDLPGPEGRGKGPFMHEDRGKGPGSRGRGRGRGQGDGRGWGMGRGRGMGRMDGGRGMGRMDGGWGMGRMDDGHGRGMGRMDDGRGRGYVYRGRGQARQASIRGRGVFRRAGSRERMPDRRSGSRERMPDGQSGSRERGLGGRSDSHERVFPNRDREPPGRTGSWDRGRAGSRERGPVRRASSREREPLRRAGSREREPMRRAGSRERVPVRRAGSRERVPVRRAGSRERDLVRRAGSRERCPIRRGDSHEREAGRSETGNMGKPIHLGDDPDKLPPYHRDETFRGSWGHEDDTMQEEFPLDSQDDPSLEHEQLDEWEREQYWRDHNSDYQDDSVHAYDRDDRLQSHHSLPPLSPLPPLPPLSSDHDRRDSWWDDWKRPRERELERDLDRTGRSSDIYDQDLDKEWDRDWDMRPMDDREMGNRDLDIPPLPPLPPLPPLDRYREDRWRDDRNRDHYDRDLRDRGELRIREYPERYDTWREKQDYLPERTDWERERLSDRWYPDDGERLRSLDDHSDSSLPPPSHSSDMLGADSNLDSDQSLGGVMVLSQRQHEIILKAAQELKMLREQKEQLQKLKEFKPDISTQDSPRSQNTSTRPGAFQERWDEDSFHGLWDTNEDKGANMEYELCKQESMMPPPVSSPVKVPAIHTSIPSAVPVSLSPVIPAVPKAPIIQQTVDYGHGRDITTSKVEQIPYGERVTLRPEPLPDRQTFQKEHPGRYNRERDREPYFERQGNSSTDHRDFKRERELHRDRGSVDYERERFEKERHPRDDRVLPTTPSRTQSYRDKKDHPSSRRGGFDRPPYERKTDRPAYDHGPSMFGGDRRNYPEERIPISAPSMPRQPPPAPRVERKPESKNVDDILKPPGRDSRPERIVIIMRGLPGSGKTHVAKLIRDKEVECGGPAPRVLSLDDYFITEVEKEERDPDTGKKVKKKVMEYEYEADMEETYRTSMFKTFKKTLDDGFFPFIILDAINDRVRHFEQFWSAAKTKGFEVYLAEMSADNQTCSKRNIHGRKLKDISRMSDHWEAAPRHMMRLDIRSLLQDAAIEEVEMEDFDANIEDQKEEAKKDTAEEEESELGYIPKSKWEMDTSEAKLDKLDGLRTGTKRKRDWEAIASRIEDYLQLPDDYDTRASEPGKKRVRWADLEEKKDADRKRAIGFVVGQTDWEKITDESGHLAERALNRTKYI from the exons ATGTACCCGGCCTGGGGCTTGTACGGGGCGGCCGGGCACTACCCGCCGCCCCCCACCTCCATCCCGCCCCCGCCGCTGCCCATCCCTCCCCCCAGCGTGCCGCCTCCCGCCGTTCCGCCGATGCCGCTTCCCAGCTATCCGCCGCCGgggcccgcgccccccgccgccgcgccgccgcccgccggtTCCTCGGGGTTCCtgagcctgcaggagcagcacctggcccagctgcagcagctccagcagatgcaccagaagcagctgcagtCCGTACTCTTGGgtcccccgccgccgccgggcccgcccccgccggggctgccgccgccgccgctgcccggcTCCTTCACcgactggcagcagcagccgccggTGCCACCGGTGCCGCCGCCGGTCCGCAGCTACCAGAAGCAGTACGCCCACCGTGAGCCACCGCCTCGCAAGCCGCCCCCCGCGGCTCGGGACCGCGACGGGCAGGAGCCGCCGGGCGGGCACGGCGACTGGGGCGACCCGGTGCCCGCCGAGCCGGTGCCCATGGACATGGAGCTGTCCTCGCCGCCGCAGTCCCCGCAGGCCGGCGCCCAGCCCTACCTGCCCCCCGCCCAGCCCTACCTGCCGCCGCCCCAGACCGAGCCTTACCTGCCCCCCGCCCAGCCGCCCCCGGCCCAGTCCCCGCCGCTCCAGCCCTACCTGCCCCGGGCGCAGCCCTCCCAGCCGCCCCCCTCCTTTTCCGAGCCCCCGCCCTCCTACCTGGAGCCCCCGACGGCCACCGCCTCCCAGCCCTACCTGCCGCCTCCTGCCCAGGGCTACATGGCACATCCTCAGCCCTACCTGCTCTCCTCCCAggcctctccttcccagcccgCCCTggccccctccatccctcccccgGTCAAGCCATCGCAGGCTCATTTCCCCCCGCCCCAGACGTCCTTGCCCCCGCCCGCCGCTGCCCAGCCGGAGGCCGCGCAAGGTGCCGCCAAGGAGGGcggtggcacagagcagccggACCCCTCCACCATGACTCCCCAG gaacagcagcaataCTGGtaccagcagcacctgcttAGCCTGCAGCAAAGGGCAAAAGCCcatgctcagggacagcagcagatgAAAAGTCCAGTAGTGAAGGATGAGCAGAGAGCAAAGtctgaagaagagaaaatgagtTCTTCAACTCAGCAGTCTGAACCTCCTGCTCTTAATGAATCCCTGCCTCCAGCATCCAAAGAAGACGAGTCTTCTCTTACATCCACTGAAACTCAG CTCAATATTGAACCTCCTGATGACCCTGAGGAGGATTTGAGATTGCAGCAAttgcaagcagcagcagctcaatGGCAGCAGCACCCCCATCAGCGGGTTGGATTCCAGTATCAGAGAATAATGCAGAAGCACGCTCAGCTGCAACAGATAGTACAGCAGTATCAACAGATCATGCAGCAGCCTCCACACTTAGAG ACAATGTCAGTGGACATGCAGCTGCGACATTATGAGGCACAGCAAAAACAGTTCCAGCAGCTTCATAAAGATTGGGAGCGATCAATGAACCAGCAGTGGCAACATCAGCTTCAAACCTACCCTCACAAAGACCAGCTTCAAGAGTACGAGAAGCAGTGGAAAGCATGGGATGAACAGATGAAGGTTACTCAGTCACATCTGCAGGAAAAAGTGACCTCACTCCAAAATCTGAAGAATCAATATCCTGCAAATGTGTCGCTGCCACCTCCATTTATTCCATATTCCCAAACTGGTCAAGGTGGCATTCCTATTTTGCCTCCAACTTTACCTTCAACTACACCTCCACTGGTTCCCCCGCCtctctcttctgtttctcagtTATCCAATTCCTCTGTTCCTTCAGGATCCAGTTCTCAAAGCAGTCAAGCTACTGAAACACCAAGGCCAGCTCTCCTTCCCACCCCTGGGACCTATGCGTCAAAAATAGCTAGTTCAACTAGCTATTCACCTTACCATTCTCAAGTAGGTTCATCCTTTGGCTCATCTGACCATGGAAAATCTCAAGGTCATCTTAGTAAACCAACTCTAAATATTTCATCTGAACAGCAGTGTGGGGAACTGAAAGGCACTTCTGCAGTGTCTTCGACACACACGCCTATTGTGCAGGATAAACCAGTGAGGTCAGGTGGATTGCTTCCAGATCCTCCCAGATCAGCACGTTTTGAAGGCCCTAGAGGCCCTAG ATTTGACGGACCTCGAGGAAGAGGATATGACAAATTTGAAGGCTCAAGACAGAGAGGACCTCGTTTTGACTCCCAGCGCTCAGAAGGTTACAGGTCGCGTTTTGACCGACAGAATACAGATGGACAGTCTTCAAGTAGATGGGGCTCTATCCCACGAGGACCAGCAGGACAATTTTATACAACAAATACATCACATGGACACGGTTCCCGACCTAGTGGTCCACGGTGGATGGGGCCCAGGCCTCAtttgggacagcagcagcagcagacacagGTAGACTCACAGTCAGAAAGCAAAGAACCTTTTACAGACACAGCTGGCGATCAGCAGTCTGTAAGCAGAACTGAGTCTACTCCTGATACACAGAGTGCAGGTCCCATTGAGCCGAATGAGGACCTGACAGACACTCAACAGGAGCCATCCAAACCTGAAGTCAAAGAACCTAGTTCAGACCCTCCTAAAAAGTGGACATGGAGTTCACATGATCCTAACCAGCAAGTAGAAGAGTCCAAGGCACCCACCCCACCTATTCAGAACCAGAATACAGTACCCCCTGCAACAGGAAATCAGGATTTGGATTCACCAGATGGTCAGTTGACTGCTTCAGATAGCACCCAGGACCTACCCGGACctgaaggcagaggaaaagggCCATTCATGCATGAAGATAGAGGAAAGGGAccaggaagcagaggaagaggccgtggcagagggcagggggatggcCGCGGCTGGGGAATGGGCCGTGGCCGGGGAATGGGAAGGATGGACGGTGGCCGGGGAATGGGCAGGATGGACGGTGGTTGGGGAATGGGCAGGATGGATGATGGCCATGGCCGGGGAATGGGCAGGATGGACGATGGCCGTGGTAGAGGATATGTATATAGAGGCAGAGGGCAGGCTAGGCAGGCATCTATCCGTGGCAGGGGAGTGTTcaggagagcaggcagcagggagaggatgcCAGATAGGCGatcaggcagcagggagaggatgcCAGATGGACAGTCAGGCAGCCGAGAGAGGGGGCTGGGTGGACGGTCAGATAGCCATGAGAGGGTATTCCCTAACCGAGACAGAGAGCCACCTGGACGGACAGGCAGCTGGGATAGGGGACGGGCAGGAAGCCGGGAGAGAGGCCCGGTCAGACGGGCCTCTAGCCGGGAAAGAGAACCCCTGCGGCGGGCAGGTAGCCGAGAGAGGGAGCCCATGCGGCGGGCAGGTAGTCGGGAGAGGGTCCCTGTCAGGCGGGCAGGAAGCCGGGAGAGGGTCCCTGTCAGGCGGGCGGGTAGCCGGGAGAGGGACCTGGTCAGGCGGGCAGGTAGCCGGGAGAGGTGTCCCATCAGAAGGGGAGATAGCCATGAGAGGGAAGCAGGAAGATCTGAAACAGGCAATATGGGTAAACCCATTCACCTAGGCGATGACCCTGACAAATTGCCTCCTTACCATCGAGATGAAACGTTCAGAGGTTCTTGGGGTCATGAAGATGATACAATGCAGGAGGAATTTCCTTTAGATAGTCAAGATGACCCGTCTTTGGAGCATGAGCAATTGGATGAGTGGGAAAGAGAACAATACTGGAGAGATCACAACTCTGATTATCAGGATGATTCTGTACATGCATATGACAGAGATGACAGGTTGCAATCCCACCATTCACTGCCTCCATTGTCTCCCCTACCACCACTACCTCCTTTATCATCTGATCACGACAGACGAGATTCGTGGTGGGATGACTGGAAAAGGCCAAGAGAAAGGGAACTAGAGAGAGATCTAGATAGAACTGGAAGATCCTCAGATATTTATGATCAAGATTTAGACAAAGAATGGGATAGAGACTGGGACATGAGACCTATGGATGACAGAGAAATGGGGAATCGTGACCTGGATATCCCCCCTCTACCACCATTACCACCCCTTCCACCTCTGGACAGGTATCGTGAAGATAGGTGGAGAGACGATAGGAATAGAGATCATTATGACAGAGATCTCCGAGACAGGGGCGAGCTTAGGATTCGAGAATATCCAGAGAGATATGACACATGGAGGGAGAAGCAAGACTACCTTCCTGAAAGGACAGACTGGGAGAGGGAACGGTTGTCAGATAGGTGGTATCCAGATGATGGAGAGAGACTGCGGTCTTTGGATGACCACTCAGATtcatcccttcctcccccttcACATTCCTCTGATATGCTGGGAGCAGATTCAAACCTGGACTCTGACCAGTCCTTGGGAGGAGTGATGGTCCTAAGCCAAAGACAGCATGAGATAATTCTGaaggctgcccaggagctcaAAATGCTTCG GGAGCAAAAAGAACAGCTACAGAAGTTGAAGGAGTTCAAACCTGACATTTCCACCCAAGACTCTCCAAGATCACAGAACACAAGCACAAGGCCAGGTGCCTTTCAG GAACGCTGGGATGAGGACTCTTTCCATGGACTGTGGGACACAAATGAGGATAAAGGTGCAAATATGGAGTACGAGTTGTGTAAGCAGGAGTCCATGATGCCTCCACCTGTCTCCTCGCCTGTGAAAGTACCTGCCATCCACACCTCCATTCCATCAGCTGTACCAGTGTCCCTTTCTCCCGTTATTCCAGCGGTTCCTAAAGCACCCATCATTCAGCAAACGGTGGATTATGGCCATGGGCGAG ATATAACCACGAGTAAAGTGGAACAGATTCCATATGGGGAGAGGGTAACCCTTCGTCCAGAACCTCTACCAGACAGGCAAACATTTCAAAAAG AGCATCCAGGTCGCTACAATAGAGAAAGAGATCGTGAGCCTTATTTTGAGCGTCAAGGTAATTCCAGCACAGATCATCGGGATTTCAAGAGAGAGCGGGAATTGCACAGAGACCGAGGTTCTGTGGACTACGAACGAGAGAGGTTTGAAAAGGAGCGGCATCCCCGAGATGATAG GGTTCTTCCTACTACACCCTCAAGAACTCAGTCTTACCGTGACAAGAAAGACCATCCGTCCTCCAGGCGAGGTGGTTTTGACAGACCACCATACGAACGAAAGACAGATCGTCCAGCGTATGATCATGGGCCTTCCATGTTTGGAG GTGATCGTAGAAATTACCCTGAGGAAAGGATTCCTATTTCTGCTCCATCAATGCCTCGTCAGCCACCACCTGCTCCACGAGTAGAAAGGAAGCCAGAATCTAAAAATGTAGATGATATTTTAAAGCCACCAGGACGGGATAGCAGGCCAGAGAGG ATTGTGATCATCATGAGAGGGTTACCTGGCAGTGGAAAGACACATGTAGCAAAACTCATTAGG GATAAGGAAGTAGAATGTGGAGGACCTGCACCAAGAGTGCTCAGCCTGGATGACTACTTTATCACTGAAgtggagaaagaggagagagacccagatacagggaaaaaagttaaaaagaag GTGATGGAGTACGAATATGAGGCTGATATGGAGGAGACCTATCGTACCAGCATGTTTAAAACTTTCAAAAAGACCTTGGACGACGGCTTCTTTCCCTTCATTATCCTTGATGCTATCAATGACAGAGTGCGACACTTTGAACAGTTTTGGAGTGCTGCAAAAACAAAGGGGTTTGAG